A region of the Synechococcus sp. UW179A genome:
GACCCGTGCCGTGAACAGGCGCACGTGACGGGTGGTGCTCTTCAGCAGGGTCTCAGCCATGAATCAAGCGGAGCGATGCGGGCATCGCACGGGCGTATTGCAAATGACTTTAGGAAGCGGAGAGGAGACCTCTCCTTTTAAGGTTGTTTTCAACTTGTGTTCAGAAGCATGCGTGTCGCCATTGCGGGGGCCGGTCTGGCAGGTCTTTCCTGCGCCAAGTATCTGTCCGATGCTGGTCATACGCCTGTCGTGGTCGAGGCTCGCGACGTTCTTGGTGGCAAGGTCGCTGCCTGGAAGGACGAGGACGGTGATTGGTATGAGACCGGCCTTCACATCTTCTTCGGGGCCTATCCGAACATGCTTCAGATGTTCAAGGAGCTGAACATCGAAGACCGGCTGCAGTGGAAGAGCCATTCGATGATCTTCAACCAGCCGGAGGAACCAGGTAATTACAGCCGCTTTGATTTTCCTGATCTGCCAGCCCCAGTGAATGGCGTGGCCGCGATCCTCGGGAACAACGACATGTTGAGTTGGCCTGAGAAAATCAGCTTTGGACTGGGTCTTGTACCCGCGATGCTTCGCGGTCAGGGTTATGTCGAAGAGTGCGATAAGTATTCCTGGACTGAGTGGCTGCGGGTCCACAACATTCCCGAACGGGTGAATGATGAAGTGTTTATTGCCATGAGCAAGGCGCTGAATTTCATCGACCCAGATGAGATCTCCGCCACGGTTGTGCTCACGGCGCTCAATCGCTTCCTGCAGGAGAAGAGCGGCTCCAAGATGGCTTTCCTCGATGGGGCACCGCCCGAGCGCCTTTGCCAGCCGATGGTGGAGCACATCGAAGCGCTTGGCGGTGAAGTTCATCTCGATTGCCCGCTGCGTGAAATCAAGCTCAATGACGATGGTTCTGTCGCTGCCTTCCACATCGGTGGCATCAAGGGCAAGGAGAGCTTCGACCTCACCGCTGACGCTTACGTGAG
Encoded here:
- the pds gene encoding 15-cis-phytoene desaturase; this translates as MRVAIAGAGLAGLSCAKYLSDAGHTPVVVEARDVLGGKVAAWKDEDGDWYETGLHIFFGAYPNMLQMFKELNIEDRLQWKSHSMIFNQPEEPGNYSRFDFPDLPAPVNGVAAILGNNDMLSWPEKISFGLGLVPAMLRGQGYVEECDKYSWTEWLRVHNIPERVNDEVFIAMSKALNFIDPDEISATVVLTALNRFLQEKSGSKMAFLDGAPPERLCQPMVEHIEALGGEVHLDCPLREIKLNDDGSVAAFHIGGIKGKESFDLTADAYVSALPVDPFKLLLPLPWKQMDVFKKLDGLRGVPVINLHLWFDRKLTDIDHLLFSRSPLLSVYADMSITCKEYEDPDKSMLELVFAPAKDWIGRSDEEIIEATMGELHKLFPSHFGGENPATLRKYKVVKTPLSVYKTTPGCQQLRPDQTTPVRNFFLAGDYTMQRYLASMEGAVLSGKLCAGAVDRKSDQLASSSPVSEPVSA